One genomic window of Bradyrhizobium sp. CCGE-LA001 includes the following:
- a CDS encoding TRAP transporter substrate-binding protein, with translation MKRREFLKVTGAGLAASTAVAAPAIAQSSPEVRWRLAASWPKALDTLYGGCEYFCKRVAEATDNKFQIQPFAAGEIVPGLQVLDAVANGTVEMGNTALYYYWGKNPAFTFGTSLPFGLNTRAHIAWLHFGGGTDMLNALLKEYNAVGIPTGSTGAQMGGWFRKEIKSMDDFRGLKFRVGGFAGTIIAKVGGVPQQIAGGDIYPALEKGTIDAAEWVGPYDDEKLGFVKVAKYYYYPGWWEGTGQGHNIMNLDKWNALPKQYQAVIETASRDTFTWVTGKYDYVNPPALKRLLVAGAILKPFPQEVLEACYNAAGEIYADLAKNNPHFAKMYSSLTAYRNETLAWQQVAELSFDSFMMRMRTRT, from the coding sequence ATGAAACGTCGTGAATTTCTGAAAGTGACAGGCGCCGGGCTTGCCGCGAGCACAGCCGTCGCTGCGCCGGCCATCGCGCAGTCATCACCCGAAGTGAGGTGGCGCCTTGCGGCGAGCTGGCCCAAGGCGCTCGATACTCTGTATGGCGGCTGCGAATATTTCTGCAAGCGCGTCGCCGAGGCCACTGACAACAAATTCCAGATCCAGCCGTTTGCCGCCGGCGAGATCGTCCCCGGCCTGCAGGTGCTTGACGCCGTGGCCAACGGCACCGTCGAGATGGGCAACACGGCGCTGTATTATTACTGGGGCAAGAACCCCGCCTTCACGTTCGGCACGTCGTTGCCATTCGGACTGAACACGCGGGCGCATATTGCCTGGCTGCACTTCGGCGGCGGCACGGACATGCTGAACGCCCTCCTGAAGGAATACAATGCTGTCGGCATTCCGACCGGCTCGACCGGCGCCCAGATGGGCGGCTGGTTCCGGAAGGAGATCAAGTCGATGGATGATTTCAGGGGATTGAAATTCCGCGTCGGCGGTTTCGCCGGCACGATCATTGCCAAGGTGGGCGGCGTGCCGCAGCAGATCGCGGGCGGCGACATCTATCCGGCGCTGGAAAAGGGCACGATCGATGCGGCCGAATGGGTCGGCCCTTACGACGACGAGAAGCTCGGCTTCGTGAAGGTCGCCAAATATTACTACTATCCGGGATGGTGGGAAGGCACCGGCCAGGGCCATAACATCATGAATCTCGATAAGTGGAATGCGCTGCCGAAGCAGTATCAGGCGGTGATCGAGACGGCGTCGCGCGATACCTTCACCTGGGTCACGGGCAAGTACGACTACGTCAATCCGCCGGCGCTCAAGCGCCTCCTGGTCGCCGGTGCGATCCTGAAGCCGTTCCCGCAGGAAGTGCTCGAGGCCTGCTACAACGCCGCGGGCGAGATCTACGCCGATCTTGCCAAGAATAATCCGCACTTTGCCAAGATGTATTCGAGTCTCACCGCCTACCGGAATGAGACGCTCGCCTGGCAACAGGTGGCGGAGCTGAGCTTCGACAGCTTCATGATGCGGATGCGGACGCGGACGTAG
- a CDS encoding TRAP transporter substrate-binding protein, protein MKRRDFLKVTGASLAASTAVAAPAIAQGSPEIKWRYATSWPKALDTLYGGCEYFCKQVADLTDNKFQIQPFAAGEIVPGLQVLDAVSNGTVEMGNTALYYYWGKNPAFTFATALPFGLNTRQQISWLLWGGGQDLVNDLLKEHNVYGIPTGSTGAQMGGWFRKEIKSVDDLKGLKMRIGGFAGTILSKLGSVPQQLAAGDIYPALEKGTIDAAEWVGPYDDEKLGFVKVAKYYYYPGWWEGTSQGHNIMNIEKWNALPKHYKAAIDAASRDTFTWITGKYDAVNAPALKRLIVSGAQVKGFPQEVLEACYNAANEIYADLSKSNPHFGKMHASMMAFKNDSLPWTQVAELSYDSFMARMRAKT, encoded by the coding sequence ATGAAACGTCGTGATTTTCTCAAGGTGACAGGCGCGAGCCTGGCTGCAAGCACCGCTGTTGCCGCGCCCGCAATCGCGCAAGGCTCCCCCGAAATCAAGTGGCGCTATGCCACGAGTTGGCCGAAAGCGCTCGACACGCTCTATGGCGGCTGCGAATATTTCTGCAAGCAGGTCGCCGACCTCACGGACAACAAATTCCAGATCCAGCCGTTTGCGGCCGGAGAGATCGTCCCGGGCCTGCAGGTGCTCGACGCCGTCTCCAACGGTACGGTCGAGATGGGCAACACCGCGCTCTACTACTATTGGGGCAAGAATCCCGCGTTTACCTTCGCGACCGCGCTGCCGTTCGGCTTGAACACGCGGCAGCAGATTTCCTGGCTGCTGTGGGGCGGTGGGCAGGATCTCGTCAACGATCTGCTCAAAGAGCACAACGTTTACGGCATCCCCACGGGGTCGACCGGCGCGCAGATGGGCGGCTGGTTCAGGAAGGAGATCAAGTCCGTCGATGATCTGAAGGGCCTGAAGATGCGCATCGGCGGTTTCGCCGGCACGATCCTCTCCAAGCTCGGCAGCGTGCCGCAACAACTCGCCGCCGGCGACATCTATCCGGCGCTGGAGAAGGGCACCATCGACGCCGCCGAATGGGTCGGCCCCTATGACGACGAGAAGCTCGGTTTCGTGAAGGTCGCCAAATATTACTACTACCCCGGCTGGTGGGAAGGCACGAGCCAGGGCCACAACATCATGAACATCGAGAAGTGGAATGCGCTGCCCAAGCATTACAAGGCGGCGATCGATGCGGCATCGCGCGACACCTTCACCTGGATCACCGGGAAATACGATGCGGTGAATGCTCCCGCACTGAAGCGGCTGATCGTAAGCGGCGCACAGGTCAAGGGCTTCCCGCAGGAGGTGCTCGAGGCCTGCTACAATGCGGCCAACGAGATCTACGCAGATCTCTCCAAGTCCAATCCGCATTTCGGCAAGATGCATGCGAGCATGATGGCGTTCAAGAACGACTCGTTGCCTTGGACACAGGTTGCAGAGCTCAGCTACGACAGCTTCATGGCGCGGATGCGCGCCAAGACATGA
- a CDS encoding NAD-dependent epimerase/dehydratase family protein: MTGKKVVVAGATGLVGNAALRHFGTSEPCDVVALSRRKPRNLYGARHVPIDLTSADDCRRAAPELRGATHLIYAALYEAPQLVDGWRDQQQIKTNDVMLRNLMGVLEPAAAELRHVALLQGTKAYGVHVRPLTVPAREGRSEMYEQPNFYWAQENFLRELQKGKAWHWSILRPVLIVGLAMGGAMDLIPPLGVYAAILREQGRPLDFPGGAPRVGQAVDVDLLARAIAWSGEARTAQNEAFNVTNGDVFTWENIWPAVADALEMKPGKPVPMSLAKEFPSWVAPWDALRRKHNLVSPDLAEFVGLSFQYADYSMRYGQTESGPPSIVSTVKINRAGFTEMMDTEDMFRKWFRQAKEERLLP; encoded by the coding sequence ATGACGGGCAAGAAAGTCGTGGTGGCCGGAGCGACCGGCCTCGTTGGCAACGCCGCGTTGCGGCACTTCGGCACGTCGGAGCCTTGCGACGTCGTGGCGTTGTCCCGGCGCAAGCCGCGCAACCTCTATGGCGCCCGCCACGTCCCGATCGACCTCACCAGCGCTGATGATTGCCGCCGCGCCGCGCCCGAGCTGCGAGGTGCCACCCACCTGATCTATGCCGCGCTCTATGAGGCGCCGCAGCTCGTCGACGGCTGGCGCGATCAGCAGCAGATCAAGACCAACGACGTGATGCTACGCAATCTGATGGGCGTGCTCGAGCCGGCGGCGGCCGAGCTCAGGCATGTCGCCCTGCTGCAGGGCACCAAGGCTTATGGCGTCCACGTTCGCCCGCTCACGGTGCCCGCGCGCGAGGGCCGCTCCGAAATGTACGAGCAACCCAACTTCTATTGGGCCCAGGAGAACTTTCTGCGCGAACTTCAAAAAGGCAAGGCCTGGCACTGGAGCATCCTGCGCCCCGTTCTGATCGTCGGCCTCGCCATGGGTGGCGCCATGGATCTGATCCCCCCGCTCGGCGTCTACGCCGCCATCTTGCGCGAGCAGGGCAGGCCGCTCGATTTTCCTGGTGGCGCCCCGCGCGTGGGCCAAGCCGTCGATGTCGATCTCCTCGCCCGCGCGATCGCCTGGTCGGGCGAGGCAAGGACAGCGCAGAACGAGGCCTTCAACGTCACCAATGGCGACGTGTTCACCTGGGAAAACATCTGGCCGGCTGTGGCGGACGCGCTGGAGATGAAGCCCGGCAAACCGGTCCCGATGTCGCTCGCCAAGGAATTCCCGAGCTGGGTCGCCCCTTGGGACGCCTTGCGCCGCAAACACAACCTGGTATCGCCCGATCTCGCCGAGTTTGTCGGCCTGTCGTTCCAATATGCCGACTACAGCATGCGCTATGGCCAGACCGAATCCGGCCCGCCATCGATCGTCTCCACGGTGAAGATCAACCGCGCCGGCTTTACCGAGATGATGGACACGGAAGACATGTTCCGGAAGTGGTTTCGGCAGGCGAAGGAGGAGCGGCTATTGCCGTAG
- a CDS encoding NAD(P)H-dependent oxidoreductase, translating into MNLFRLLQARASAGKPVRVALIGAGKFGSMFLAQVPHTPGLEVPIIVDIDRERAREACRTVGWDAERIAATTFTDDGVRAIAGGAVDVVVEATGNPAVGIKHARAAIAAGKHIVMVNVEADVLAGPLLAEEARKAGVVYSLAYGDQPALTAEMVDWARATGFRVVAAGKGTKYLPAYHDVTPDGVWQHYGLTAGEAQSAGMNPQMFNSFLDGTKSAIEMAAIANACALDVPADGLLFPPCGVDDLPHAMRPRSRGGVLERAGLVEVVSSLERDGRPVFRDLRWGVYVVLEAPNDYAADCFRQYGLKTDHSGRYAAMYKPYHLIGLELNISVLSAALRGEPTGQATGFRGDVAAVAKRNLRAGEMLDGEGGYTVWGKLLPAAASLKTGALPIGLAHRLKLKHDVAHGQIVRWSDVEFDANNETIRARKAMETAFASKG; encoded by the coding sequence ATGAACCTCTTCCGCCTCCTCCAGGCCCGCGCATCCGCCGGCAAGCCCGTTCGTGTCGCGCTGATCGGCGCCGGAAAGTTCGGCTCGATGTTTCTGGCGCAAGTGCCGCACACGCCGGGGCTGGAGGTGCCAATCATCGTCGATATCGACCGCGAGCGCGCGCGCGAGGCGTGCCGCACCGTCGGCTGGGACGCAGAGCGCATCGCGGCGACGACATTCACCGATGACGGCGTGCGTGCCATCGCCGGCGGCGCAGTGGACGTGGTGGTGGAGGCGACTGGCAATCCCGCCGTCGGCATCAAGCATGCGCGCGCTGCGATCGCGGCCGGCAAGCACATCGTGATGGTCAATGTCGAGGCCGACGTGCTGGCGGGCCCCCTGCTCGCGGAGGAAGCGCGCAAGGCGGGCGTGGTCTATTCGCTTGCCTATGGCGACCAGCCGGCGCTGACCGCGGAGATGGTCGACTGGGCCCGCGCCACCGGCTTTCGCGTGGTTGCCGCCGGCAAGGGCACGAAATATCTGCCGGCCTATCACGACGTGACGCCTGACGGTGTCTGGCAGCATTACGGTCTCACCGCTGGCGAAGCGCAGTCGGCCGGCATGAATCCGCAGATGTTCAACTCCTTCCTCGACGGCACCAAATCGGCGATCGAGATGGCCGCGATCGCCAATGCCTGCGCCCTCGACGTGCCCGCGGACGGCCTGCTGTTTCCGCCCTGCGGCGTCGACGATCTGCCGCACGCCATGCGGCCGCGCTCGCGCGGCGGCGTGCTGGAGCGGGCGGGCTTGGTGGAAGTGGTGTCCTCGCTCGAGCGCGACGGACGGCCGGTGTTTCGCGATCTGCGCTGGGGCGTCTATGTCGTGCTGGAGGCGCCGAACGACTATGCCGCAGACTGCTTCCGGCAATACGGCCTCAAAACGGACCACAGCGGACGCTATGCCGCGATGTACAAGCCTTATCATCTGATCGGGCTGGAGCTGAACATCTCGGTGCTGTCGGCCGCGCTGCGAGGCGAGCCGACCGGACAGGCCACGGGCTTCCGCGGTGACGTCGCGGCGGTGGCCAAACGCAACTTGCGCGCCGGCGAGATGCTGGATGGCGAAGGCGGCTACACGGTGTGGGGCAAGCTGCTGCCGGCCGCAGCGAGCCTGAAGACCGGCGCGCTGCCGATCGGCCTCGCGCATCGTCTCAAGCTGAAGCACGACGTCGCCCATGGCCAGATCGTGCGCTGGAGCGACGTGGAATTCGATGCAAATAACGAGACGATCAGGGCAAGGAAGGCGATGGAGACGGCGTTCGCGTCGAAAGGATAG
- a CDS encoding phytanoyl-CoA dioxygenase family protein has product MKLSQEQLEFFHREGWLFLPELFTPEEVDLLAREAVGIYDANRPEVWREKSGAPRTAFAAHLYNEAFGILGAHPRMIEPVEQLFGEPVYMHQFKINAKSAFTGDVWQWHQDYGTWKRDDGMPEPRAMNIAIFLDEVMPINGPLMLVPRSQNAGDLEASHDLATTSYPLWTLDEDTVTRLVKQGGIVAPTGKPGGMLMFHGNLVHGSAGNITPYPRKIVYLTLNAVSNYIRTPTRPDYIAHRDFAPIKTVEDDALLRLARAPRQAAE; this is encoded by the coding sequence ATGAAACTGTCTCAGGAGCAATTGGAGTTCTTCCACCGCGAGGGCTGGCTGTTCCTGCCCGAGCTGTTCACCCCGGAGGAGGTCGACCTGCTCGCGCGCGAGGCGGTCGGCATCTACGACGCCAACCGGCCGGAGGTCTGGCGCGAGAAGAGCGGCGCGCCGCGCACCGCCTTTGCCGCGCATCTCTACAACGAAGCCTTCGGCATTCTTGGCGCGCATCCGCGCATGATCGAGCCGGTCGAGCAGCTGTTCGGCGAGCCGGTCTACATGCACCAGTTCAAGATTAACGCGAAATCCGCCTTCACCGGCGACGTCTGGCAATGGCACCAGGATTACGGCACCTGGAAGCGCGACGACGGCATGCCGGAGCCGCGGGCAATGAACATCGCGATCTTCCTCGACGAGGTGATGCCGATTAACGGCCCGCTGATGCTGGTGCCGCGCAGCCAGAATGCCGGCGATCTCGAAGCCTCGCACGATCTCGCCACCACGTCCTATCCGCTGTGGACGCTGGACGAGGACACGGTCACGCGTCTGGTCAAGCAGGGCGGCATCGTGGCGCCCACAGGGAAGCCCGGCGGCATGCTGATGTTCCACGGCAATCTCGTGCACGGCTCGGCCGGCAACATCACGCCCTATCCGCGCAAGATCGTGTACCTGACGCTGAACGCGGTCTCGAACTACATCCGCACCCCGACGCGGCCGGACTACATCGCGCATCGCGATTTCGCGCCGATCAAGACGGTGGAGGACGACGCGCTGCTGCGGCTCGCCCGTGCCCCGCGGCAGGCGGCAGAGTAA
- a CDS encoding GntR family transcriptional regulator encodes MIPLDPLPNLIDQVYARILEAISDRTLQPGQRIRQNELADKLGVSRQPVSHALHLLHRQGLVAESGRRGFEVTQLDPSRIRQLYEVRGAIDALAARLAAERAGTDAAGRARLEAALVAGRSIDRNTALAELIVLDVDFHRAIYQLAGNPVIEETIAPQWPHMRRSMATVLSELDYRGSAWAEHAVIARHILAGDAKAAERAALAHAQTAGRMTEERLRATDEVAA; translated from the coding sequence GTGATCCCCCTCGACCCGCTCCCAAACCTGATCGACCAGGTCTATGCCCGGATCCTGGAGGCGATCTCCGACCGGACGCTGCAGCCCGGCCAGCGCATCCGCCAGAACGAGCTCGCCGACAAGCTCGGCGTCTCGCGCCAGCCGGTGTCGCATGCGCTGCATCTGCTGCACCGGCAGGGCCTCGTCGCCGAGAGCGGCAGGCGCGGCTTCGAAGTGACTCAGCTCGATCCTTCACGGATACGCCAGCTCTACGAGGTGCGCGGCGCCATCGACGCGCTGGCTGCCCGGCTCGCCGCAGAGCGCGCAGGCACCGACGCTGCGGGTCGCGCGCGGCTGGAGGCGGCGCTCGTCGCGGGGCGCAGCATCGACCGCAACACTGCGCTCGCCGAGCTGATCGTACTCGACGTCGATTTCCACCGCGCGATCTATCAGCTCGCCGGCAATCCCGTGATCGAGGAGACGATCGCGCCGCAATGGCCGCATATGCGCCGCTCGATGGCGACGGTGCTGTCCGAGCTCGACTATCGCGGCAGCGCCTGGGCGGAGCATGCCGTCATCGCCAGGCACATTCTCGCAGGCGATGCGAAGGCCGCCGAGCGCGCCGCGCTGGCGCATGCGCAGACCGCAGGACGGATGACGGAGGAGAGATTGCGCGCGACGGACGAGGTGGCGGCTTAA